From Vicinamibacterales bacterium, a single genomic window includes:
- a CDS encoding SelL-related redox protein, with protein MGGQGPGHGVIDLPQGSPLRGLPATAPVLVVLLRSFGCTFCREAMADVAAVKPQLDAAGVRVAFIHGAPPDEAAPWFARYGLADVVHVSDPGLEHYRAFGLGRTGAAALVDPVVWARGAVCALSHGFGTQPAELMRQLPGVFVVQGRAILAEYRHQSPADRPDYVRLVRSGVAGVTMSSP; from the coding sequence ATGGGCGGCCAAGGCCCTGGCCACGGCGTAATCGACCTGCCGCAAGGGTCGCCCCTTCGCGGCTTGCCGGCCACCGCGCCGGTGCTCGTGGTGTTGCTGCGCTCGTTTGGCTGCACCTTCTGCCGCGAGGCGATGGCCGACGTCGCCGCCGTCAAACCCCAGCTCGATGCGGCGGGCGTCCGCGTGGCGTTCATTCACGGCGCCCCTCCGGACGAAGCGGCACCCTGGTTCGCGAGATACGGCCTGGCCGACGTGGTTCACGTCAGCGATCCCGGGCTCGAACACTATCGCGCGTTCGGGCTGGGCCGAACCGGGGCCGCGGCCCTGGTGGATCCGGTGGTGTGGGCGCGCGGTGCGGTGTGCGCCCTGTCGCACGGGTTCGGCACCCAGCCGGCCGAACTGATGCGTCAATTGCCGGGCGTCTTTGTTGTGCAGGGGCGTGCCATCCTGGCCGAGTATCGACACCAGTCCCCGGCCGATCGACCCGACTACGTTCGCCTGGTTCGGAGCGGCGTGGCGGGCGTTACAATGTCTTCACCCTAA